Genomic segment of Gasterosteus aculeatus chromosome 4, fGasAcu3.hap1.1, whole genome shotgun sequence:
attcaacgaggaagtgtgtccaaactCTTAACTAGTACTGTATACTACAGATGTAAAATAACATGATTTAAAGCAGCTATAATCACTATCTATATAAAAAACATATCACATGACTACTTGTGTGAAACTGCTCATCAATAGTGACAAAACCGTATAAGATCATCTGTGCATCTCAGCTAAGTTTTAAGTCTTTGTTTGCTCAATTCAACCCGCATGTTTACTATTCACTCTCACAGTCAGTCCGTTCACCCTGAAAAGCTTTAGAAAAACCTGTATTCTACACTCAGGAAAGGTTAGTGActcaataataatacattttgagtATCTATTTCTCAGGTGGACTCAAACGTGGCTCCAAAGCAGTGCTAATTTGGCTCCATATCAACTGCATGTTCAAATAAGCGACTTACGAGGTGGCGATGTTGTGTTTACGGCTTGTCTGCCCTGCCCCCATGTGGCCACAACGTTATTGCAGTTGCAGGATGGATGAATTTACATTAATTACAAGATTAGACACTAAAGATTATCTGGGTGTTTACATCGTTACTCAATGTGTTTATTTCTACAGGGTCCACCAGGACTGCCGGGACCACCAGGCCCTGCAGGGGAAAAGGTACAGAATTATTTGTTCAATTTGTGTCCCTATAACTTGAGCTTGATGTGTCTTCCAACCAAAAAGCAGTTTATTACCCACATCAATTACTTTGTGTTAAAGCCAGTCATATTCATCAAATCAAATCCTTTCTCTGTTTGTCGTCTTCCAGGGTGAGCTCGGTTTACCGGGGCCGGCGGGACTCGATGGCGAGAAGGTACGGCAGCGGAGTTTCACGCAGCCGGACGAGAAATTTCGTGCCATTGTGTGTGCGTATCATTAGACTGACTCTTGGTCCTTTGTCTGCAGGGACCAAAAGGTGACGTGGGTGAGACAGGGCCACCTGGCGTGAGAGCAGAGAAGGGAGAGATGGGACTCTCTGGCCCCGCTGTAAGTAGTAAACATGTTTCTCCGATACACAAACCGTGGAAAGTTGACAAACCGCTGGGAACTCATCTGGCTTATTTTGGGTCAGGGTATGGACGGACACAAAGGGGAGAAAGGCGACTGCAGAATTGAAGACAACCTGGTTGGTGAAACACACGTGCAGTACGGCGTATCGGATCAGAGCAGACATTGACTGTACCAGTAATTAGGTGTGTTTTAGCTCATTTGTGACTTTTCTGATTGCGACGGTGTTCAGGTTCAGATGATTTCGCAGCCCGGCCCACCGGGCCCACCAGGGGTTCCCGGGTCCCCTGGATCTATGGTGAGTACTTGTCATCTCTATTCATGCAGGTAGAAACTGTTCAGGTCCGGTTTGTTGTAAGGATCTGTAGCcgtcacactcactcactcacacgtGTTTTCCAGGGGCTGCATGGTGTGCCTGGTCCTAAGGTAAGGCTGCACGATTATAGTATGTGGTAGAGGCTCTAACGTGCTGTTTGGTACTCAGTGTTGCTACCCTTCTAATGCAGGGGGAGCCTGGATTCGGCatgaagggagagaaaggggactACGGTGCTCCCGGAACCAGAGTAAGTGAACCATTACCatcataaaatgaaatgctgaaaCCAGACACGACACAGTGATGCTAATGCACTTTTTAACGGCAGGGATTAGACGGCCCCCAGGGGACAACTGGGCCTGCAGGATTAGTGGGTCTTCCAGGTGCGAAGGGAGAAAAAGTAAGTACCTGACCACCCCCCTTATTGTCTGAACTAAATGCTTTACAGGTTTTACTGTATTCAATGAAACCATTATTGTGAATTCTATCTGtcaatgtgtgtttgcagggcAGACCAGGGGAGCCTGGACTAGACGTGAGTGTTTCACTGGAAGGCGATCTTGACAGGACAAACATTTGAGTTCTATTTAACTTAAATCCGCCATCTGACCCGTATGTGCTTCTGTCTCCAGGGTTTCCCGGGACTGATGGGAGGGAAAGGCGAACGAGGGGAAAGAGGAGATAAGGTTAGTTAAGAAGGCAAAAAGAGATATTTACCTAAATTCAACCAATTCTATATGTTTCCCTTAATATTTCCCCCCTCCTTCTGCCTGTTCAGGGTGACCGGGGATCAGTGGGAAAGAGGGGTCTAAAGGGCCAGAAAGGAGAGCAGGGTCCTCCAggcctggaccagccctgtCCTGTggtatgtcacacacacacacagtaatactGCACTTTCAGGCTTTCCTCTCACCGTATACGTTATttatcttctttcttctctcgacattgtcattttctgtgtttctctgaGTTTCCTCTTCAAAGCTGTGACTGTGTGACTGGCTCTTGCTGACAGGGTTGCAATGAGAGAAACGATGTGTCTAATGAGACAggcctttcttctcctccacctcctcttcctccttccggCCCTGAGGCCCCCTGTCCTGTGGTATAGtacctctgtctcctcctccctctccccccttgcATCACTACTTTTCAATCTTTCAAACTCTGTTAGTCACAACCAAAAAAGAGAATATAAAACATTCTACTGCAGGCCCACAAATATGGGCCTACTGAAATGATTTCCACCATAAATAAATAGTTCTGGGGGGTTTTTATGGTGTGAAATGTTGATGctatgttagcttagcttagcataaaggggAACTGCTGGCTTTACTCTGCCCAAAGTCAAAACATCTGCCTCGTAGCAACTCTAATCTTTAGTTAATATCAAGTTACTGCCATCTTGGAAAAGGATGCGTGAGAAGAGGGGTGTTCATTTGGCTGTAACCACACAGCTATATGCTCTACCCACCTGTACGTGAAGCTAAGCTAATGGATACCAGTAGTAGCCGTGTAATTAACAAATAGGTCTGAGAGTCATTCTTTATCTATTATTCCTAAAGTGTACcccaaaatgtgaaatattcctTTAAATGAGAGGCTACAAGCCACTGAGAATTATCTTGATTTATGTTctccttttaaagaaaaactacCGAACAACTTTATTATTCTCATTTGGCTGATCTTAACGTAAGGTATTTTTAATCATGCAACACATGACATATGCGGCCTTTTAAAAATCACACTAcctttcttcctctgcaggGACAGGATGGGATGCCCATACCAGGCTGCTGGCACAAGGTGAGTGTCAACTAATTCAAGGAGTTGCATTTTATTACGTGACAACACGTGGTAGTTAGTTAGTAAAAAGCTAACACTATTTGCAACCAACGCATACATTAATACTCATAGAGACTTGAATTAATTGCTTGACTCTGATTTGATACAGGGTCATTATGTAAGTATATTACAGTATGTAATAATCTAAAGCATGAGTGTTTGAGATCAATGGCTATTTATGATAATGCTGTTTTGATTGAAATTGATACTAATAATTAATCCCTACTATTCTTCTTTTGCAGTGATGACTAACCGCAGCATGGAATCTGTACATATTGATATGGTATATATTGCAGTTGAATACTATGCCGACAACCCACCCCTTCTTTCATAAAACATTTGATATAAtatattgacatttttttaaacaaggacatttagtttttttcagtCTACAGTATtacaaaaatcttttttttaactccagTGTTGTTGCGAATGCTGCTGTGGTTTTTAAGAGAAGAACCTGATCTGGCGGTTGGACTCCTACTTTGAAGGACGGTCCAGATGAAAGCGTGTTGGAGTGCCGTGACAGTCCGGCGGTCTCACTAACAAAGCCTGACTTGCTGTCTGATTGTAATCGTGAACGCTGTATGGACATAATGGTGTGCGCACTCACCCGGTCTCACAGATGCTTGGATGGATGCACCGATCTCTTTGGGAGTTGCATTTGGAGGAATGTGGGTCAGGACTCTCCTgttctctgtctttgtgttttttccaaAAGGAGGAAATGGCGAGACAGAAGCTCAAACGCAAGCGTCTCTCTCAGCCGTGAATGGAAGTGGCGCCCGGTGGAGAAGTGAATCATAAACGGGCAGTAACAGTAACATACTGAAGACTCAGATCCtccatgggggggggagggaggttgggagggaagggggggacgACCGTGACAAAGAATCCTGCATTTTACACTCAACTGAGAAGTGAATACACACCTTTGGCTGATGATGTTGCACAATAGCTTCATAACCCGATGGAGTTGTTTGGGAGTCCCTGACGTCACTGGCACGGATGCTTAGGCGTATCTGTGTGGGGATCTCTTGTATGGATCTTTTTGTAAAGGTTTTTCACTTGTCAAATGTATGATCAGTATTGTTTAGCACCCTGACAGCTTAATAACTTCCCCAATGAAAGCTCAGACTGAAGTAAAGACaatttttttgcagtttgcaataagaagtttttaagagtcTTTCCAAGCCAGTTTTTCAGAAAATTTGGTGAGTCTACCTTTTTAAGACTTTCACTTGTAGAAATGGTTTTTCACTCTTACCAGTTTTTGTCCAGTTACATTTTGCATTCCCGTGCATTGCCTTTTTGTAGAATACATAGATAATACAACTTCAAGGCCCAGTTTGAAGGAACTATTTACAGTATTCGTAATAAACCAGTGTTTTTCTTGCCGTGAAGAATAATTGCCATTCAAATCAATTTTTCTCTATGATTTTGTTGCGTTTCAACTGATCATTATGCTTTAATCACTGAGGAAGAAACATTTGATTAACTATTGCCAGTTTGCTCTGAAAGGTTCTTGCTGCTGACTtaaatgtgtgttatttgtttgatatttttgAATCGATACAAATATTTGAATTGAAGGACAGAAGGAAGTATgacatttaaatcatatttataTACAACTATAGTTTTGGGGGGGTTTCTTTGTGTAGCACACAACAATGGTTCTTTTGAATTTTGAGTGTGCGTTTTTTCATATCTTTACTTTCAGATGACTTTTACTGGTGTGTTTTGGTCTTTCAACTATATCTTTCTCAGATGGAATAATTCCTTGGTGCTTATATACTTTTATGTACCCATTTTAAAGCTATACTTTGCATATTCATATGCAAAATCACACACATGTCCATCACAacacttgttttattgtttaagcAATGTTGAACATAAAGAAAACGTGGGTTTACCGATGTACCTTTATCAAATATTTGGCTACATGTATACAGGACAGAGATAATACTTTGACAATTCTCGTTACATTTCTTCATGTATATTCTACATAGATATAAGTTGAACGTTTTGATACAATATGAATATCCTTCAGCAATATATATTCTGGTCGATAGCCAGAAACGACTGACGATCAACCATTTAAACGTTGCTAATTCCAATTCTTGGCCTCAACTACAAACcggttattatttttttggttcACCAGATCTTATTAATTAGGGGAACACAAATGGACATGTACATGGATATTTGTTATTCCAATTCGATATTAGTAGCAGAAGGATCGCAGCAATTTGTTATTAAACACATCCGCTAGCAGGCTAAAATTACGTCCCAATGATAAAGGCCACATATTAGTGCAAAATAACACCTGTACTGCACTACTCCATAATGCAGTTATTTTAGACATCTTTTCTAGAAAAAGAGAAATCTGTAAATTAGTTGCATTTCATTAGTATAGATTAGAATAGCTGGAATACAAATTTTATTTGAGAATCATGAAAAGAAATATTGACTTACAAGTTATTGAAATCAGAATGTATGAACCGTAAACCACACAGTTCTTAACGTGATTTCACTGGAAGCTGATGGTTATCTGCCGCTGAACATTgtcatgtgtgtttatttcttttgcaGATTCTATCAATTTCAGATTTAAGGCGTAACAAAGTCAACATATGTCAGTGTCTGGAAACAATTGTTTTAGTCATACTCAGTGCCACAGTATTAGATTGATTTGTTGAGAATGACTTTTGGTTGTgcatttgatttaaaaaggaattaagctatttttgtaattaattgtctaaaaataaacatgaaatttGGTCAACTAAGCATGTGGACTGAAGTAAACTCTCCAGTTGTATGTTATTTTTGTCCAATAAATCATAattatgtaaaaaataattcatgttgttcatttatttaacattaacatcATTGAAAACGTTTCCCTACCTTGTACTGCTGCTGCAATGAATGCAGTGATTTACACCagagaagaaggaaaatgaatttGGCTGGAGAGAGAAGAATCACAGAGGCtgtgcaaaacacacaaagtaacACGATAGACACACCATAAAAAGGCCAATGCCAGAAGGTATGTGTAAGGAGACGCCGGATTCGGAGGGATCCATTCGCAGGTTTTTATTAGagcatcagacaggcagagtcaatgacagcagacagggcAACGTAGAGCAGACAGGATCGTAGTCAGCGGGCAGGCAGGGGTCGGGGCAGGCAGAGAGCAATCAGCAGTACGGTCCGGGGTCACTAAACAGGGATCAAGACTAGGAGAAAACGCTCAGAAATGACAGCCGGGGCAGAATCAAGACTTcgcagtgagtgtgtgggtgtcagtggcttttgtgtgtgtgtcaatgaggtgcaggtgtgtgtgtcaatgaggtgcaggtgtgtgtgtcatcagtggtgttgtggAATCAGTCCCAGGTGTGAAGCATGATGGGAGATGGAGTTCGAAACCAGTTAGTACTCGGGAGAGGGGTCCCTCCGATggcgagagggaggcggtgcGGGAGCGTCCTTCgtaacagagccccccccctgtgagcGGCTCCTGACGCGAAGAGATACGCGGCGCCGAGGTCTTCCGCGGGGACGAGGGGCCGGCTTCTCCGGGTGTACGCGATGAAACTCCTCCGTGAGTGTGGGGCCAAGGATGTCCTTAGCGTCGGCCCAGGATCGCTCCTCCGGACCGAacccctcccagtccaccagaTATTGGAGGGTCTTgccccggcgtctggagtcGAGCAGCTCATGCACACGGTAAGCCTCCTCGCCGTCGACCAGGATGGCGGGGGGAGGTTGTGACGTGGATCTCTCCTCCAGCGCTCCTCTCGGGCCATCGGCAGGTTTTAGCAGGGAGACATGGAATGTAGGGGAAATACGGTAGTTGGCGGGTAGGTCTAATCGAAAGGATACAGGGGTAATTTGCTTCTTAATTTGAAATGGACCCTCATACCTGGGGCTGAGCTTGCGACATGGGAGTCGAAGTCGGAGGTCTTTGGTGGAGAGCCAGACCCACTCTCCGGGACTGTACTGGGGACCAGGACGACGGTTGGCCTGACCTTCCTGGCATCTAACGgcgtggaggaggtgagtgtgGGCCTGGTTCCAAGTCTCCTCGCTTCTCTGCAACCACTCTGTAACGGATGGTAGGTTAGTGGGCTCCCCTGACCACGGAAATAGCGGTGGCTGAAAGCCCAAGACGCATTGGAACGGGGTGATGCCCGTGGCGGGTTTGACCAGCGAATTCTGGGCGTATTCGGCCCAGAATAGATATCTGCTCCACTCCGTCTGTTGTCGCTGGCAGTATGAGCGGAGGAAACGGATAACGTCCTGGTTCAGACGCTCAGTCTGCCCATTGGATTGTGGGTGGTAACCGGAGGTGAGGCTGACGTTAACGTTGAGGCGTTGGAAGAAGGCGGACCAtactctggaggtgaattggGGTCCCCGGTCTGACACTATGTCCTCCGGTAGTCCGTAGAAACGGAAGACCTGGTTGCAGAGCAGTTCCGCAGTGGCTAGTGCTGTGGGAAGTTTGGGTAGTGGGACGAGTCGGCAGGCCTTGGAGAATCGGTCTACGATGGTGAGGATGGTGGTATGTCCCTGCGATGCGGGTAGGTCGGTGATGAAGTCTATGGCAATGTGGGACCAGGGTCGTTGGGGTATGGGTAGTGGTGTTAGTAGGCCGGCTGGTAATTGTCTGGGGGTTTTGGAGGTGGCGCAGTTTGCGCAGTTCTGCACGTGTCGGGTGGTGTCAGGAGTCAGAGTGGGCCACCAGAAGCGGTTCTTGAGGAGCTGAATTGTGGCGGTGATACCGGGGTGTCCGGAGCTTGGGGTCGAGTGCACCTGATCGAGGAGTCGTGAACGTAGCGTCTCGGGGACAAAGAAGAGATTTGCGGGACATTCGGAGGGAGGTGCTTGACGAAGGTTCAGCTGCTCGATCTCCGTGATGATGTCCCACTGAACCGGCGCCACGAGCAAGCTTTCCGGGATAATGTTATCCCTTGCAGTGGGTGGAACTCCCTCGGTCTGGCGAGAGAGGGCGTCGGCCTTCGTATTCTTGGAGCCTGGTCGATAGGTTACCGTGAACTGGAATCTCGTGAAGAAGAGGGCCCATCTGGCTTGCCGGGGTTCCAAACGTTTAGCGGAGCGAAGGTATTCGAGATTCTTGTGATCGGTTAGAATGATGAATGGCTGGTTCGCTCCCTCCaaccagtgccgccactcctcgaGTGCCAGTTTCATGGCCAGTAACTCACGATTGCCCACATCGTAGTTACGTTCGGCTGGGGTTAGTTTGCGAGAGAAGTAGGCGCATGGGAACATCCTGGCGGGTGTGCCTTGacgctgggagagaatggcccctACTCCGGTGTTGGAGGCGTCGACCTCCACTATGAATTGGAGCTCGGGGTTGGGGTGTCGCAGGAGGGGTGCTGAGGTGAACCGTGACCGTAGCTCGTCGAAGGCGTGTTGTGCCTCCTGGGACCAGTTGATGCGGTGCTTGGTCAGGGTGGTTAGGGGAGCAGCCACTGTGCTGAAGTTTCGGATGAATCTTCGGTAGAAATTCGCGAACCCCAGGAATCGTTGCAGTTCCTTCACCGTGTGGGGCACTGGCCAGTTCGCCACTGCCGTAACCTTCCTCTCGTCCATGGCCACCCCCTCCTGACTGATTATATACCCCAAGAATGCAGTTCTGGTCTGGTGAAACTCGCATTTCTCTGCTTTGGCATAGAGCTGGTGTTGAATGAGTCTTTCCAGGACAAGTCGGACATGTTGGATGTGTTCCTCCATGGAGGTGGAGTAGACCAGTATGTCGTCGATGTAGACGATGACCCATTTCTCCAGCATATCACGGAAGATGTCATTCATGAAGGACTGGAACACGGATGGGCTGTTCGCTAGGCCGAacggcatgaccaggtattcgTAGTGCCCGCTAGTGGTGGAGAAtgccgtcttccactcgtcaCCCTCACGGATGCGAATCAGGTTGTATGCGTTGCGTAGGTCTAGTTTGGTGTAGTATGTAGTATGGTGTAGTAGACGGAGTTGTTCTAGGGCGGCTGGGACGAGAGGCAGAGGGTATCGATACTTGACAGTGATGTCATTAAGTCCACGATAATCGATGCAGGGGCGAAGGGATCCATCCTTTTTCTTAACGAAGAAAAACCCGGCCGCTGCCGGTGACGTTGATGGTCGAAGAAACCCCTTCGCTAATTCCTCCTCGATGTAGTTCCTCATCGCTTGTGACTCGGGTTGTGACAGAGGGAATATTCTCCCCTTGGGGGGGAGAGGTGCCTGGCAGTAGGTCTATGGCACAGTCGATTGGACGATGTTCGGGGAGTTGAGCAGCCCTCCTCTTGCAGAAGGCCTCAGCGAGGTCGGCGTATTCGGGTGGCAGATTCTGTTCTGTTGACCCGGGGTTGACGGGTTCTGGAGGGTGATGGGGTGCACGGGGTACCCTGGTTAGGCAGTGGTTGTGACATGAAGTGTCCCATTGTGTGATCTGATTCTCTCTCCAGGAGATGTGTGGGTTATGGGTGCGTAGCCAGGGCAGGCCCAAAATCAGAGTGGTTGCGAGCCTGGATAACGTAGAACTTGATCCTCTCCGAATGTAGTGCACCGACGTGCATGTTGATCTCTTCGGTGAGGTGTCGTACTCTCCCCTCCCCTAGCGGTCGGCCGTCTAGCGCCTCCACTGTGAGGGAGGAACCACAAGAATTAAACCTCAACTGGTGGTTAGTGGCAAACTCACGTGACATGAAATTCCCCGCGGCCCCAGAGTCCAGTAGCGCTGTGGTTGGGATAA
This window contains:
- the LOC120818216 gene encoding uncharacterized protein LOC120818216, giving the protein MAFPRYDHGFLSGEQSGSFQRRFLKGDQGQAGPAGPPGPPGPPGPRGPPGNTGKDGPRGPAGEPGFPGRDGLDGPQGLPGKPGEDGESGLPGLQGPPGAKGESGTGEKGERGMDGLPGLKGDKGGQGEQGPQGPVGYPGEKGATGSSDIIDFNGKLLDAFQAITTISVSGPPGLPGPPGPAGEKGELGLPGPAGLDGEKGPKGDVGETGPPGVRAEKGEMGLSGPAGMDGHKGEKGDCRIEDNLVQMISQPGPPGPPGVPGSPGSMGLHGVPGPKGEPGFGMKGEKGDYGAPGTRGLDGPQGTTGPAGLVGLPGAKGEKGRPGEPGLDGFPGLMGGKGERGERGDKGDRGSVGKRGLKGQKGEQGPPGLDQPCPVGCNERNDVSNETGLSSPPPPLPPSGPEAPCPVGQDGMPIPGCWHKEEMARQKLKRKRLSQP